A stretch of the Anaeromyxobacter sp. genome encodes the following:
- a CDS encoding PilZ domain-containing protein → MLGPIVNPRRTARLPLTVRVEVEHFGDRWTAETLDVGPCGLQLVAPEEVVAESTLTLRLAVPGTGRSEEVAGRVAWCSPSAPWRLGIAFERASLPAAARWFEQAMRALPGLPSLARVPERLEPATLLFLAPPPRFLLDFSADELDVIRALRNGGTVGDLRVRLEPTWAAAQRALFSLMARRVVCLRREEAGPVAAWDPVLRAHAPVGPAPVRPITRSADAHEAYLEGTRRLAAGQASDALPHLRRALTLAPGDAEVAGAMGRALAASSG, encoded by the coding sequence ATGCTGGGCCCGATCGTGAACCCGCGCCGCACCGCTCGCCTGCCGCTCACCGTGCGGGTCGAGGTGGAGCACTTCGGGGACCGCTGGACCGCCGAGACCCTGGACGTCGGCCCCTGCGGCCTGCAGCTGGTGGCGCCCGAGGAGGTGGTGGCCGAGTCCACCCTCACGCTCCGGCTGGCGGTGCCGGGCACCGGCCGCAGCGAGGAGGTGGCCGGCCGGGTGGCCTGGTGCAGCCCCTCGGCGCCCTGGCGGCTCGGCATCGCCTTCGAGCGCGCCTCGCTGCCGGCCGCCGCCCGCTGGTTCGAGCAGGCCATGCGCGCCTTGCCCGGGCTGCCCTCGCTGGCGCGGGTGCCGGAGCGGCTCGAGCCCGCCACCCTGCTCTTCCTGGCCCCGCCGCCCCGCTTCCTCCTCGACTTCAGCGCCGACGAGCTGGACGTCATCCGCGCCCTGCGCAACGGCGGCACGGTGGGCGACCTCAGGGTGCGCCTGGAGCCGACCTGGGCCGCCGCCCAGCGGGCGCTCTTCTCGCTCATGGCGCGCCGGGTGGTCTGCCTGCGGCGCGAGGAGGCCGGCCCTGTGGCGGCCTGGGATCCCGTGCTGCGCGCCCACGCCCCGGTGGGCCCGGCGCCGGTGCGGCCGATCACCCGCTCGGCCGACGCCCATGAGGCCTACCTGGAGGGGACCCGCCGGCTGGCCGCGGGCCAGGCGTCCGACGCGCTGCCCCACCTCAGGCGCGCCCTCACCCTGGCCCCCGGCGACGCCGAGGTGGCGGGCGCCATGGGCCGGGCGCTGGCCGCCTCCTCGGGCTGA